Genomic segment of Leishmania panamensis strain MHOM/PA/94/PSC-1 chromosome 20 sequence:
cattaccccccccccctcctactCCTACTCTCTCCCTATCTCCCGCCGTGCTGTGCCCAGGAGCCACACTTGGCTTTAAGAATGATTAACGTGCATCGTCCAATAAGAAGGGGAAGCGGCACACGGTTACGTCACTCTCAGCACAAGGGGACCTGGTGGACAAGCTTGTCACCACTTGGCACGGTCTTGCTCATCTTGCAGAGTTTTCCCGTGAATGTCTTCGCCTActacaccccctccccgcatCGTGACGGCGCGGCCCACGTTGATCAGGTGCATAGGAGCGGAACCCTCAGAATGAAAGTGCGCGAGGTGCTGTCCTTAGCTCAGGCACGGAGCGGCGCCACGAAGGTTACACCGTCTGCGTGTATGTGAGCCAGCACTTAGCAACACTTTCTCCTGCCGGTATTCTTGGGTGCCTCTTGGTGTTGATTGTACGCACTTCTCATAGCTTCCGcatccccccttctctttccctacTCCTCTCCAACATCTACACTACCCCCGTTCACTGCACACGTACGTACCAACGACAGAGTTGAGCATCGTTTTTCTCCAAAAGGAGCCGAGGCCCTGGATTAACAGAAGTGCATCCTAGCGATAAAGGGTCCGAGGGCTGACCTCATTCTAGTACTCCTATTCACCAACACAACACAAGCGCCCATACAAGGAAGCGTACTCATCCGAGAAAGCAATCCTAAACCTCATCATTTCACCACCCCCAGCACACAGCCAAAACAAGATGTCGTCGATGGACTCGATGCGCCTGCAGGCGTCGATTCGCCTCATTCGGCAGTGCAAAAccaccgaggaggagcggtCGAACGTAAAGATCAtcagtgcgcagctgcggaaGGGCTTTGCGGATGCAAAACCATATATTCGAGTGCGGTACATGCTAATACTTCTCTATATTCGAATGCTTGGCTACCCCACGGAGTTCGCGCACATGGAagtgctgaagctgctgtcgcagacCGATTTCTCCGGCATCCGCATTGGCTACCTTTCGCTGCAGCTCTTGTTCAATGAGGATCACGAGTTGTTAACGCTTGTGGAGAACCGCATGCTTGCCCACCTCAGCATCAATGGATCTTGCCAGAGCATCTCCTACGAGCAGCTTTGCCTCATCGGTATCTCACTGAACGCGTCAGCCAACATTGCCAGTGAGGACATGTGCCGTGACCTTCTCGACTCCAtcctgcgcctcttccagAACagcccgcagcagctgcgcagcaagGCTGCcctggcagcgctgcgagtGGTGCGCAAAGTCCCAGATCAGGCGGGTTACATTCTGGAGCACTGCACGGATCTCTTTGATGGTAATAACGAGTCGCTCATGTGCGTACTGACACTTGTCATCGAGTGTTTGCAAAGTGATGCAGGAGCGAACATGATCGGCACGTTTCGGAAACACGCCATGGGCGCCGTGAGGGTACTGAAGGGACTCGTGCTCTCCTCTCGCATTACGGAGGCGGACGTCAGCGGCATTACGGACCCATTTTTGCAGGCGAAGCTGCTCCACTTCATGCGCATCATTGGGGCTGGCAGCGAAGTCACGTCGGAAGCCCTCAACGACGTTCTCGCGCAGGTGATCACGAACACGGATGCGACGCATAACGTGGGGAGTGCCGTGCTGTACGAATGCGTGCGCACGATCAACGCCATCGAGAGCGATGGAGGCCTTCGCACCCTCGCTGTGAACACGATCAGtcgcttcctttcctctgtCAAGGATAACAACCTGCGCTTTGTGGGGCTCCAGACGCTGCTCACCTACTCAAGCAAGGACTTCGATGCTGTGGTGCAGCATCAGGCTATCATTCTCGAATGCCTGCGCGATACTGACCTGTCGATCCGTCGCCGTGCGCTGGATCTGACAGTGACGCTCATCACCGCGAATAACGTGCGGCTTCTTGTGCCAGACCTTATTGCGTACATGTCTCTTTGCTCAGAAGAGATGAAGAGCGACGTGGCGCGTCACATTTGTGACGTGATTGATACGCACTACCCCAGTGAGATGTGGCGTGTTGACTACTCTATCCGCTTCCTCAAGGTGGCGAAGCAGTTTGCCCCACTGGACTTTGCCCGCCGTCTGCTTGTCGTTCTCTTGAGTCAAACAAAGGATGTGCAGACGCGTGCGGTGGAGGCACTGTGGGAGGAGGCCTCCTGCCCGTTTGACGGGCGGCACCATGCTCGCAAGGCATTTCTC
This window contains:
- a CDS encoding adaptor gamma-1 chain, putative (TriTrypDB/GeneDB-style sysID: LpmP.20.3740); its protein translation is MSSMDSMRLQASIRLIRQCKTTEEERSNVKIISAQLRKGFADAKPYIRVRYMLILLYIRMLGYPTEFAHMEVLKLLSQTDFSGIRIGYLSLQLLFNEDHELLTLVENRMLAHLSINGSCQSISYEQLCLIGISLNASANIASEDMCRDLLDSILRLFQNSPQQLRSKAALAALRVVRKVPDQAGYILEHCTDLFDGNNESLMCVLTLVIECLQSDAGANMIGTFRKHAMGAVRVLKGLVLSSRITEADVSGITDPFLQAKLLHFMRIIGAGSEVTSEALNDVLAQVITNTDATHNVGSAVLYECVRTINAIESDGGLRTLAVNTISRFLSSVKDNNLRFVGLQTLLTYSSKDFDAVVQHQAIILECLRDTDLSIRRRALDLTVTLITANNVRLLVPDLIAYMSLCSEEMKSDVARHICDVIDTHYPSEMWRVDYSIRFLKVAKQFAPLDFARRLLVVLLSQTKDVQTRAVEALWEEASCPFDGRHHARKAFLMVALWCIGEYVELLLDAVKGLTGADVATCLSSLTTNTTFTLIKQYGLTALMKVATKCPDAKPQAMATFASNMTSMDCELQQRACEYTSLLVDFPQEAVFSFSQMPAIAPKTEAVKPVEVVTLTEMQLLQETTNTLDDLFNFDGASKPAQLPPTRDSSSTMVALSSQAGSLFSACCDAPPVPQRAPSNANTFDDLFGNSNAVSVPAACESPPVADRSIKSELASPKGSRGVTGVCAFNCSDFKVLLSGRMEGSIIFADLVVQSNLNEAVEQLSFSVATLRMCTVEVAPLPSTMMPYGVATQQLKVDNTQNTANPRTLTLRVRISYAVHGAPREQMFEVSQTL